The segment aagaagcctgcccaccaggaccagagagcagcccctgctctccgcaactagagaacagccagtgcgcagcaatgaagacctggcacagccagaaataaattaattaattaaaaaaatttttccaaacaaaaccccaaactttCCTCAAGTCACACAGGGATTTATTGACTCTGGATGATCAGAACTCAGAGCTCTTAGTGGACATGTTGGTATTCTggtccacaattaaaaaaaagaaaaaaacaatccaaTACAGGGTCTGGCGGGGGGCACTGCTGTGACAAACAACACATACAAAagctcttccccaccctgggcccccaccaggcttctgaggGGGTCAACTTCGAGAACACCTCCCAGGGCTGCCCAGCAGCCCAAGACAAATACCCTTGTTTCCAGTCTGCGACATTCTGACAGGAAGCAGGCCTGTGGTGCTTCCTGTCCAGAAAGCAAAGGCAGAGAGGGATTTAACTCCTTTTGGAACCAGGCTCACCTGTGAGTAGATTATTCCTTTCAGTGGAAGAGGTTTTCATAATAAGGGttcctttctcttttatgttGCATGACTAAATCTGAAAGGTGCTGTAACAGACTTTGAcggaacctttttttaaaaagcaaactattTGTACTTGCCTTGCTGTCGTAAGTACTCACACCCTCGTAGGATAGAGAGCCCAGCACCAGTGAAGTATGGGGGACAGACTTGGGCTCGGGAACAGCAGTATGGAGTCCATGGGAAGAGCTCACACATATCAGAGACCCTCTGGGAGGTGAGAGGAAGAGTAGAAGAAGATACTGGGAACCCTGAGGAGTGAATGCTACCTTTTTAGGTACCATCAAAGGCAGTAtgctacctttttaaaaatagattttatttaaatgccAGTATGTATTGATTTGTCTGCCTTGGGTCTTTGTTTCAGCAGGGGGGATCTTCCTTCCATCCTGTGGGTTTCTTTCCTTGTAGTGCatgcactctctagttgtggagggcAGGACTCAGTAGTTGGGGGTGTGCCAGCTCAGTagcttgaggcatgtgggattttcggggaaggcgatggcaccccgctccagtactcttgcctagaaaatcccatggacggaggagcctggtaggctgcagtccatggggtcgcaaagagttggacacgactgagcgacttcactttcagttttcactttcatgcactggagaaggaaatggcaacccactccagtgttcttgcctggagaatccaagggacgggggagcctagtgggctgccatctatggggtcgcacagagttggacacgactgaagcgacttagcagcatcaggggTCAAACTGgagatccctgcattggaaggcagattattaaccactgaagcaccagggaaatcctgatttGGTAACTTGTTGATCCTGGCAAACTAGGGAGATGGGACAGTCCAGGGTGACCTGGACCCTTCCCTGAGCCTGATGATAGGAAGTGCTGCATTGCCTCAATGTGAATGGTGAGCCCAGTTTGTGAAATCAGAGACATTCAGAGTTGTTAACATAAAATAGGACTTGGTGGATGTATTCATCTTCAAATAAAGTGTTTCAACTACATAGTCACAGCCAGGCCACCTTCTTTCTCCTGGATGCCACTTATATTGGGGCGGGGAGTTATTCACCAGACTCCAAAATGTTCTGTTGGGTAGAACTTcaggtttataaaataaaagtgacaaaAGTAAACTTATAAACCGTGTTAATGATACTTCAGATCTTTGAAAAGTAGAGTTCACAACAGGAAAATATGGTGTGTATCCTTtgcctttgggggcttccctggtgactcagtggtaaagaatccacctgccaacgcaggagacttgagttccatccttgggtcgggaagatcccctggagaagtgaatggcaacccactccagtattcttacatgggaaatcccatggacagaggagcctggcgggccacagtccatgggctcgcaaaagagttggccatgacttagcaactaaacaacaattctttgcctttaaataaatacttactTATAATTCTGTAGTAAAGTGATTATTAACACTATTTATATGAGATAGGCCCAGGGCAAAAAGGTTCACCAGGTCTGTCTCATTTCCTAAGTACTTAAATCTCAGAAAGTGCAAGTGAGTCTGGCAACCTACTCATTTTTCTAACAATTCAAGATTTCTTAGTTGACCCATCACTCCCCTACAGTACAGTACAGGGCACCTCTTGGATCTCCTTCTTGGCTGTCCATGTTCTCTGGCCTCCTTGGGGCCCTGGTCAATgaagggcggggcggggaggagcaGAAGCTGGGAGTGGGCAGAAGGCAGTAGTTAGAAGACAGGTGGTTCATTCCTTTTTTCAACCCGTGGGGCATTAGGACCTGGCTGGAACGCAGATTCTGAGTCTCTCCGGCACGTGGGAGGTGCCCTGCCCCCGCCTCCCAAAGGCACGGACCTGCCTGGCGCTGAATGAAAAACCGGGTCACATGCTGTTCGCTGGCGGAAATGCCCCTTTTGGTAAAGCCCGGGCTCCTCTCCTGAGCCACGCGTGATTGGTTGGAAGCAAGCACTGGCTCATTCGCTACCGCGGGTGACGCGATCCCAGGGCGGGGTGGTATAAAAGTAGAGGCACGCTCAGATTAAACAGCAGAGCTCCCCTCCGCGCAGCTCGCAGGGGTAATCTCGCGCCCCACGAAACACACTTTCATTTCTGATGGCTCTGGAGGCTGTCACCCCGCGGCAACCTGGACAGCGAACGCTCCCCGACCGCACCGTGCAGCGGGGACAGAGGGCAGCGGCCGCCTCGAGCTCCCGGGCAGGGTGCACCCAGGGCCCCAGGCCTCGACTCCGGGGCCCCTGGGCTCTCATCTTCACCGTCTTGGGTGTCTTGCTGTTGGTGAGTTCCCGCCGCGAGTCCTGGCTCCAAAAGGCGCTCTTGGTGGCCCGGAAAAGGCCCGGGCGCGCCTGGCTGGGCAAATCCTGGCAGGACCCGCCCGGCCAAGTCCAATACGCGGCGTGTTGGTGGGGGGCGCTAGAGTACGGATCCCTGGCGTCTACTTGCTGCCTGGAAGATCTGGCTCCTTGGAGAACCTGACCTCTGGATTGGCTCCAGGCCCAGCGAGCATCAGAtcgtcatttctttcctttcccttcccttttccctctgccGACCCTCctcactcttttctctctcttttgctatTTTGCACTGCATGTATCTTCTAAAACCTGTCCTTTGTAAATCATTAAGTGTAGGCTCCATCTTCCCCCCTCCACTTGCCTTAAGCACCCttaacatttccttttctctgaaagGAGAACAACTTCAAAATTGCTTCCAGCTCCTTACACTTTATGAATAGAAACCACCAATCAACTCAGCTTGGGTCAGATTCTCACCACTTTCTTTCAGAGGGGAGTTGGAGGCTCTGGGTGTGGttcagcgctgctgctgctgctgctaagtcgcttcactcctgtccaactctgtgcgaccccatagacggcagcccaccaggctttcccgtccctgaGTGTGCATTTTTAAGAAACTCACCATGGGGAAAAATGTGCACACTTGGCACCGCTTTCTTGCATTGTTTGAGGCTCTTTTCAAAGCTGCTTAGagggtcaaaggaaaaaaaaaattaagggtcTAACAAAGTTACAGAAATCGTGAAAATATGCATCTTTCATTGAACAAATTAGTACCAAAAATCTGGAAAGAAATAGCATTTTGTATTCACAAGAAGTCTAGAATTCGTTTTTAAAGTATCGGTTTGTAATAGGTAGGACTCATGTTGAACACTACTTGATGAATGGGTCTGGGTGCCATGTCAAGTATCCAGTGTAGCCATGTGCATTGTCTGTTGGGTAACtccttagaagtggaattgctgggtcagtgGATTAGATGATTTTACACTTTTGCCTAGATAATGACAAACTGTTCTCCCAAAGAAGACTGGACCATTTTAAGTCACACCAGGAATCCACAACGGTGCCCTATTTCCCTGCACCCTTGCACACtgagctcaaacagtaaaggatctgcctgtgatgcaggagaccagggttcgatccctgggttgggaagttcctatggagaagggaatggcaatccactccagtactcttgcctggagaattccacagacagagaagcctggcgggctacagtccatgggattgcaaagagtcggagacactgagcgactaacgcacgCACGCACTTGCACACTGAACTTTAACACTTTCCCAGTCTAAGAAGTAAAGATGGGGCACCATAGTGTCATAGTTTTGATTCTTCCATTCCAGTAGAGTGTTTCAAGGATCCATGAGATTGCTGAGACTGGGAGTGGATAACCAGGAGACCCCAGGTTAGGACATAGGGGAGGGCACAAAAATTCAGACAATAAAAGAGCTAACAAAAATCTTTACACAAATTTTTTCGGACAACAGGAGTTCTTCACTAGTTCTTCTAAGGCCAACATAACCCTAATACCTAAACCTAacagaaacatttgaaaagaagaaaaaatacttttaaatacccTTCCTAAAAACAGAGGCAAAATTCCTTTACAAAGCAAATAGTTAACTAAATTCTAGATCTTTAAAaactatggcagaaaccatcacataaagtaactatcctctaattaaaaatttaaaacacacacacacaaaccagtgTAAAGGAGAAAAGCTGTATGAACAgcttaacagatgcagaaaaagaatttgaactgACACTTaaccccctgtaatgaaaaggggaaagtgttagttgctcaatcgtgtcccaacaatttgcaaccccatggactgtagcctgccaggctcatctgtccatggaattctctaggcaagaatactggagtggattgccattcccttctccagggcatcttcctgacgcagggattgaacctgggtctcctgcattgcaggcagattctttactgtcagaaaaAAGTCTCATTTTATCAGGGTAGAAAGGACCTTCCTCCATATGATGAAGGCCACTCCCTCTTGGAGTCACATTAGAGACTAGAATAACTGAGGAAGGGCCATGAGGGAATGTGTTGAAGCAAGCTAATTTCCATGATCTAGATAGAGGGTTTGGATTTCCCAAgtgtatgcattaaaaaaaaaaaaaaaaaaaaaaaaagaaaactctttgaATGGTACCCTTAAGATTGTGCatgtctttctttggaaatctTAACATTGAAGTAAACTGTAAAGAAATATTGAGCTCGAGTTACTGACATAATGTCGATGTATTAAGAGTTGCAGATATGaatttcatcataaaaataagaCACTTAGAATGGCCAGAGGGGGATggatagagaaagaaatatgtgaTACACCTAAGTTACAGAACTTAGGTGCTGAGCATGTAAGAGTTTAGTGAATGAATCTTAGAACTTTGTTGGATGTTTGAAACTGTTCGTAACAAAACAATGAGGGAGAGAGTCTGTGAGAGGAGaaccagggaagaaaggaaggcataGGATTGTGAGGGCCGGGAAAGGAGAGTCCACCAATTTGGGGTGACTCGGAGGAGGCCCAGACTGGGGAAGGGATGATTAGGGGACACATATGAGCTTAGCTGTCCCCAAATACTTAACAGGTGGCATTTTATCTTGTTTAGATCCAGGCAGTTGAACTGGGCTCAACATAAGCTGTTTCCActtcaactttgtttttctttcttttttttcctcttcatgtcACTTTCTACTTTAAATCACTCCCAGATTAAGttacaaaactatacaaaacCCTTTGTTTCCTGTATCATCTGAAACATAGCTGCTGACATGACAGATCCCATGACTGGACACTTGAATATATATTTCCCACAAATGAGGACAGTCTTCCCCCAAATGACAATACAATCCTGAACATCAGAACACTATCATCAACACATTAATCCTGGTGGAAGCCTCAGGCTCCAGTGATTTCAGACTGGCCCCATTGTGTCATTTTTAGCACAgctgctaactgctgctgctaagtcgcttcagtcgtgtccgactctgtgcgaccccatagacggcagcccatcaggctccccggtccctagggttctccaggcaagaacactggaatgggttgccatttccttctccaatgcatgaaagcgaaaagtgaaagtgaagtcgctcagtcgtgtctgactgttagcgaccccatggactgcagcccaccaggctcctccatccatgggattttccaggcaggagtactggagtggggtgccattgccttctctgttttagcACAGAGACTTGGCTAAAAGCCCTGTattgctatttcttctttctccatgtgATTCTGGTATTTTGTGGAACACTGACAGCTTCCTTTTGGGGACCGCTTGTTGGATTAAAGCCACAAATCCATTACTCAGTATGTGATTCTATATCCTGATTATGAAAAATTGTATGCATGACAGAACCCTCATttgtgaaaatgtgtgtgtgtgtgtgtgtgcacgcacatgtgagaaagaaagagagagcctGAGAGTATTCACACATATGGTCAAATAGAAGTCAAGACACAAAATAATGGATGTTTTCTCTAATCAAGGGGATCTCTATGGTTTCtgtattcttataaaaaaaattttccttgcccatactttctgggcttcccaggtggtgctagtggtaaagaaccagcctgccaacacaggagatgcaagagactgaagtttgatccctgggtcgggaagatcccctggaggaggaaatggcagctcactccaaaattcctgctgggagaatcccatggacagaggagcctgatgggctacagtccatggggttgcaaagagttggacgtatcTGAGCACATACTTTCtggaataaacatattttaagagGAAGGAATACAGGGGAAAATTAAATGTACGTTACTTGCTGGCACAAAAggccaaagaacaaatatgaatgaGAGTTCAGAGCTGGGAAGAAAGGTCCCAGTTCTGTTTCATTTGCAGGTAGTGGTCAAGGAAATGGGGGGTGGATCCTAGAAGGGGTGAGAGTGTGGAAGCCACTCATGCCTGTCCCTGCTTTGTCTCCATAGGTCAAacctgcttcagccatgtctgtaAGGAAGGATGAAATTCACCAGCAGTCATCAGCCCCACTGGAACGGAGCCCCCAGCAGAACTTATGTCCACCAGGTAGATTCTAAGACTGGTCTCCAACCCTTGTCTTCatgtctgtgtatttatttttggctgtgctgaggctttgttgctgcacgggctctctctagttgtggagagtggggcctgctctccagttgcggtaCTTGAGCTTCTCCCTGGGgggcttctcctgctgcagagcacaggctctcgggtgcATGGGCTGCAGTAGTTGCagcctgtgtgctcagtagttgtggctcctgagctgtagagtgcaggctcagtatttgtgacacatgggcttagctgctctgcagcaggtgggatcttcccagaccagggatcgagcccatgtattctgcataggcaggcagattctttaccactgagccaccagggaagcccctgacctttctttttactgtttaatGTGCCAGCTATGAGTGTGACTTGGATGTGTGGCTTGTAATATATTTCTGTTGGCAGTGCTGGTCTAGGGTATGTGGTAGATGAAGAATCAAAAGATGAGAGCCCGGTTGAGGAGAGTTCCCCTTGTGGATtccacagatggccaaaagaggCCTCCGCAGCCACACTGCCAGCCTCAGGGAATCCTGCGGGGATTTTCTCACcagtttttcccttccttcccaggATTCTATATGGAAGAAGCCATTGGAGGTTGTGCCCCATGCACCGATGGGATAGACTACACCAGTCATTCAAACACCCTCCCTTCTTGCTTACCTTGCACGACTTGCAAATCAGGTACAGAGCCTGTGGTCCCCCATGCCTGCAGTTAGAGTGCTGGGTGACGAGATGGGATTTAAATGGGACGAGGAGTCAGAGACCTGATTTCCAGCCCAGCTAAGTCTTCATCCTGTCTTAGGTCAGTagaataatgaaaacagaagttATTTGCATAACGCATGCCAACTGGTAGGGAAGTCTTTCAGAACATCAGCTGGAAAGAGGAGAATAACGTGTCCCTTGATGGAGGGGGCTGGATGGTAAGAGTGCAGAAGGCCTGGGggagtggggcagggctgggtttgAGCTGTGTGATGTGTCTGATCCTGGGCCAGGCTCCTGCAAGCGCCATGCCCTCTGCTCTGGGGTCTcagcctctctcagccttcatgaCCTGAGGTCCCTCTGCCTCTCCAGCAGGCATCACCCGTTGGGACATCACCCAAGGTTTCCTCTCCATCCACAGCATCTCAGATTACACCTCACCCCAGCCCACTTCTTGCTCCTCATTTGTgatctaaaacatttttcttcccaACCCTGATGCAATCTGTAATGATGCACAGTGCCTTTTGTATGCCTCTGTTGGTGACAGGTGAACAGTGGCTGTTCTATGGATGCTGTATGTGTGTTGCTACAGAAAATGACcccaaaattatttaagaaaaaaaaaagattaattcatttatttttggctgttctgggtctttgttgcggaacaagggctttctctagttgtggtgagggggGCTGCTCCTTgttgcttctcatcgtggtgcacaggccctagagcacaggatcagtagttgtggcacacgggcttagctgccccgcaacatgtggggtcttcccagaccagggatggaacctgtgtcccctgctttaatttaacaggcggattcttagccactggaccacccagcaaGCCCTCCGAATTACTTCTTCAACTGAGTGGATGgagatctgggtggtgaagaaggGTTGAGAGACATATGAGGGAAACACACCCTCAAAACCTTATCTTTGGTCtctaggagaagaagaaaaaaat is part of the Bubalus kerabau isolate K-KA32 ecotype Philippines breed swamp buffalo chromosome 4, PCC_UOA_SB_1v2, whole genome shotgun sequence genome and harbors:
- the LOC129651046 gene encoding tumor necrosis factor receptor superfamily member 10D-like; this translates as MTVPAINLRGPRQRTLPDRKRQRGRKAPASSSAGAGRPGGPKLRFGYLVFVMGVVLWVKPASAMSVRKDEIHQQSSAPLERSPQQNLCPPGFYMEEAIGGCAPCTDGIDYTSHSNTLPSCLPCTTCKSAGITRWDITQGFLSIHSISDYTSPQPTSCSSFVI